The genomic stretch ACCATCCACCGGCAGCCCGCCGCACCGCCGAAGCTCGGTCGGCGATGAACGCTCCCGCGGCCGTATCTTAGCCGTTGGCGGTCGCACGCCGCGCATGGAGTCGGCCGCCCAGCCACACAGACGGGAGCGCGGTCGCCACGAGGAGGACGGGGTACCAGTGCGGCCCGAACGCCGGGCCGGCGTTCCATGTCGCGATGGCCCCGGCCACCGCGGCGACGAATCCGGCCACCTTTACGGTCGCCCCCGCGATCGTCCCGGACGTGGTTCCCGGCGGCGACGACCAGACTGCCGGTACGCCGACGGCGTGCAACCGAACGCAGCCCGGAAAGCCGCCGTGAAGTGGCTGTGGCTGGAGAATCCAAGTGCCAGCGCGAGCGCTGCGAGATCCTGCGTGTGCGGAAGCTCCCCGAGAGCGCGGACCAGTCGCAGCTGTGTCAGGTACTTGTGAAGCGGCACCCCCTCGACGGCTCGGAAGGCCGAGGTGAGATACGGTGCCGACACGCCGACGGCCACCGCCACGTCCCTGAGTCGCAGCGGCGCAGACATGTGGGCCGCAAGGAACCCCTTTGCCCTGTCGATCACTCGGCGGGTCGACGGGGCCGCGATGGCTGGCGGCGCGTCCGTGCCGAGCGCCGCCGCGAGGAGCGAGACGACGAGGTCGTCCGCGGTCAGCGGATCGATGCCTTCAGCCAGGCGCCGGCGAAGGTCCTGGCACTGGCGCTGGAGCGCAGCGTCGGCTCGACGGCGACGGGCCCGGAACTGCGGCGCCGAGCCCACTGCAGACGGCGATCGCCCGGTGAGCGCCTCCAGTACGCCCGGCTTCGGCGTGAGGATCAGTTCGCGGTACACTCCGGGCCGAGGCTGGCTGAGGGCGAAGGGCTCTCCGCCGGTCACGTACAGCACCTGATTCGCATCGGCCACGACGGCGTCGCCGCCGACGTGCCACACGAACAGCCCCGTGTAGGGGAAGCAGACCTGGAACTCGGGAGAGTAACTCCCGGGGCCGGGACGCTGCGACGCGGGAGCGCCGCGCAGGTCCTCCACGCGGGCGATCGAGGCGTCCAGCAGGGTACGCCGCAAGGGCCCGACGTTCGCCTCCGGAGCGCGAATCCCAACCCCGATGGATGCGTGAGCGGGCTCGTGCACCAGCCGATTCTAGCGCCCCGACCACGCCGTGCGCGGGCACGCGCGGGCTGGCGAAAGATTCTGATAACGCCTCGACGCGGCACTCTTGCTAGTCTGTCGTGGATTCCAACAACCGGGAGTGACACGCCACGATGGCCGTTGCGAAGAAGAAATCGACGTCCTCACGCCGCCCCGTCGCGGACGCATCCGCGGACGACGCCGTCGCGCGATATCTCGATGCGCTTCACCATCCATTGAAGCCAGCCGTAGTCGCCCTCAGGCGTGTGATCCTCGATGCGAGTCCGGACATCGAAGAGGGCATCAAGTGGAATGCACCGAGCTTCAGAGTCCGTGATGATTTCGCCACGATGAACCTGCGATCGAAGGGCGGTGCGACGCGCCTCTGGGTCGTATTGCACGCGGGCGCGAAGGCACGCGGCGTCAAGCTGCGGGGACACGTGAGGGACCCGGAAGGGCTCGTCGAGTGGCTCGCCGACGACCGCGGCGTCGTGACCTTCGAGAACGAGGCCGAGGTCGCATCCCGTGCAGCGCCCTTCGCGGCGCTGATCCGGGATTGGATCCGCCGGCTGGCCTGACCGCCGGCAGCAAAGGCGCTCAGCCGTGGCGCTCGCGGCTGTCCTGCGGGGCTTCATCGCGCCGCGTGAGGCCGTAGTCCCGCACGACGGTGGCGACGCGAAGGCGATAGTCGCTGAACACGTGCTCTCGCCCTCGGCGCTGCGCCGCGCGATGGGACTCGAGCCCACGCCAGCGGCGGACCGCGTCCTCGTCCTGCCAGAACGACAGGGACAACAGCTTGCCGGGCCGAGTGATGCTCTCGAATCGCTCGATGGAAATGAAGCCCTCGACGCGCGCGAGGTCTGACGCCAGGTCCGCCGCGAGGGACAGATACTCAGGACGATGCCCGTCCGGCATTTCGACTTCGAAGATCACAGCGATCATGATTGCGCTCCCTGGTGGAGGCGCCGCTCAGCAGTCACCGAACGGGGCGAACAGAGGAATACGAGTATTGATGGATGCCTGGTACGCGAACGCCTGTGCGAGTCGATGGACGTCGACACCGGCGGACAGCAGCATTCCGACGGCGGACGCAGCGATCGTGACCGCCAGCAGCCGGCCTGGGCAGGCGTGCGCGCCGACGCCGAAGGTAAAGAGAGCAGACACTTGCCGCGTCCAGTCGAAGGTACTCGGCATGGGGTTGGCGGCCGGATCGCGGTTGGCTGCCGCGAGCAGCACGAGGATCACCGCGCCGCGTTCCATCCTGACGCCCCCGATGGACGCGGGCTCGGCCAGGTAGCGCCGGGTATTCTGCACCGGCGGATCGAAGCGCGCCACCTCGTTCACGATGTGCAGCAGCGATTGGGGTTCGCTGACGACGGCGCGTTGGGCGCTCGGATGGCGGCTCAGACAGAGAAGCGTGTTGCCGATCAGGCCAGCGGTCGCGTCGCACGTCTGCACCAGAATGCCGACGGCGGCGCCCTCGGCCGCCGCGTCGAGCTCTGTGGCCGACGTCGTCGTCAACGCGCTGCGCAGCCGCCGCACGGCCTCGTGCCCGGCGCTCCGCTGCGCGTCTGATGCGGACGGTCGCAGCGCACGCACGACGGCGTGCGTGGCGTCGGTGGCCGCGCGAAGCATGCCGACCGGGATGTCGAGCAGCGCCGCCATCGTGCGCACTGGAATCTCGAAGGCGGCCTGCGTGGCGCCGGCGCCGTCGGGGCGCCAGGTCGGTGCGCTCATCACCGCGTGCGCACAATCGGCGGCGACGATCTCGACCGTGGCAATCTCGAGCGGCTCGAGGACAGCGGCGACGGGGTTGCGATGCGCTGCATGTGCCGGCCCGTCGTTCATTCGGGCAAAACGTCCGTACACCTCACCCAGCGGACCGCCAATGAGGGCACGCGGCACGGGCTCCTCAGCGGGCCGCACGCGGCACAGGGGATGCGACAACACCTCGACGACAGTCGCGGCGCCGGCGACGATCCACAATCGATGGACCGGATCGAACGTGACCGGCGTCTCCCGGACGAGACGTGCGTAGTACGGGTACGGATCGGGATGAGTGACAGCGGCGAGGGCGTCCGCCGGCTCGCCGGTGGTTTGTGAAACCATTGGCACACTCTACCGACAGCCGTCAGTCGACACTTCGCTCATCGTCGAAACGTATGCACACACCCCAGACTTTCGCCGGCATCGCGTCAGCCGTAGCGGACCCTACCCGCGCCAGGATGCTCGTGGCCTTGATGGACGGCCGCGCATGGACCGCAACCGAACTCTCCGTCGAAGCGGGTGTCGCGCCTTCGACCGCGAGCGCACATCTCCGCACGTTGCGCGACGCCGGGCTGATTCGCTGCGCGGCACACGGCCGGCACCGGTATTTCGAGCTGTCGGACGGCGAGGTGGCTGATGTCCTTGAAGGGCTGACCGACCTGGCGGCCCGACGAGAGCGCTGTGTGATCCATGGCACGGCGGATCAGGCGCTGCGCGCGGCGCGGGTCTGCTACGACCACCTGGCGGGGGAAGCTGGGGTTCGGCTGCTGGCGAGTCTTCGGCGAGGCGGGGTAGTTGTCGGCGAACACGTGCTCCAGCTCTCGGAGCGCGGAGGGCGGTGCCTTCTGGGATACGGCATCGATCTGCAGAAAGTGGCGGCCACGCGACGTCCGGTCTGCCGTGCCTGCCTCGACTGGACCGAACGCCGTCCGCACCTCGGCGGCGCGCTGGGGGCGGCGCTCCTCCGCGTCGTGTTTCAGCGGCAGTGGGCTGAACGCGACACGGATGGCCGGGCAGTGCGCTTCTCGACGCGCGGGTCCGCGGCGTTCGACGCGTTCATCGACGCGCTGAGCGGGTAACTCATGTGGCTGGCGGCCCGCAAGGGTGTGGGCCGCGGCGAGGGCTCCGGCGGCCTTGCGTTCGATCGGATCGTCGACAAGCCTCCCGAGGCTTCACAGCCGTGACGCCGTCAGCCGTACTTCAACCCTGCCGCAATGCCTCGGTCGGCTGAATGCGCAACGCCCGGCGCGCCGGTGCGGCGCACGCCAGCACGCCCACGACCGCCATGATGACGGACGTGATCACCGACGAGACGAGGAGATTCGCGGTCAGGCTGTCGGCGCGCCAGGCGAGGAGCAGGATGAGGCTATTGCCGGCGACGATGCCGCCGCCGAGCTGACGACCGGCACGAGCGAACACGCTGCCGAGCACGTGCCGGGGGTTGGCGCCGAGTGCGATACGGATCCCAATCTCGCGGGTGCGACGCGCCACGGCGACGGCCATGAGCGCGTACAGACCGGCCGCGGAGAAGACCAGCGCCACGAGCAGAACGCCTCCAAAGACGATGCTGGTGCCCCACATCCGTGTTTGCTCCTGTGCGACGATGTCGTCGAGGGTGACGATATCCGCGAGGTGCAGACCCGCATCGACCTGCCGCGCAAGGGCGGCGACGCGGGGCGCAAGCGGCGCTGCGTTCCCCGCGACGCGCACAGCGACCACGACAGGATCGACCTCCGCCGCGGAGGCTGCCCGATAGATGTACGCTGCCCCACCCCAATCGGCGGCGAACAACATCTCCAGATCGGTGACCACGCCGACGATCTCATGCCAGGGTCCCGGCTCGCGCTCGCTGCCTTGCTGGAGCGTGCGGACGCGTGCGCCCACGGGATTCCTGCCCACTACGCGCATGAACGCCTCGTTGACCACGACGGGCCCGTTCGGCGTCCCGGCGTCAGCGGGATGCAAGCCGCGGCCGGCCACGATCCTGGCGCCGAACGCGTCGTGATAGCCGGCACCGACAGCGGCCATCGCGAATCCCCCCTCGAAATTGCCGTGCAGGCGAGCCGGAGCTGCGCCGTCCTGCTCGATTTCAAGCGCCACCAGGTCCGGCGACGTCCACGGCAGGCAATCGCCGTGCGCCACGTGCGTCACACCAGGCTCCTCACGCAACCGGCCCGCTAGTTCTTCGTAGGCACGCGCGCGACGCGCGCCGATCTGGCCATCGTCAGGCACACCGCGCTCGCCGGCCAGCGCCTCGTTGTCCATCCTGAGGCGGAAGGTGAGGTACCGCTCCGCCGGAAAGACTGCCGACCTCGACTGGTTCTGAAGGGACGTGGTGAAGATTCCTACCGCGGCGGGGACGAACAAAAGCGTGCAGGCCACCTGCGCGCCGACGATGAACGACCAGATGCCGCCAAACTTCATCGTTGCGCCGGTGCTGGTGATCCCCTGCAGTCCCCGCTGGATGGACGCGCCCGTGGCCTTCAGTGCGGGCAGCAGGCCGATCATTGCCGCGGCGACGAGCGCGAGCAGCAGCGCATACGCAATGGTGGCAGGCTCGAGCGTCGGATCCACCCAGAACGGCAGGCCGTCCCCGATGATCTGACTCGCCCGGTCCCAGGCATGGCGCACCGCCATCTGGGCCGCGACGAGCCCGAGCACGGCTGCGGCGAGGGTCAGCACCAGCCCTTCGATGACGATCTGCGCGATCACGCGGGCGCGGCTCGCTCCCAGCGCGTGGCGGACGACCATTTCCGGCTCGCGCATCGCCGTGCGCGCGAAGATCAGCGTCGCAACGTTCGCCGAGACCGCTCCCAGCAACAGCAGGACGACGGCGTGGACCGCCAGATCCTCGAACCGCAGCGGATCGCCGGGCGTGCGGCCGGCGAAGGCGCGCACCCGCGTGCGCAGCTGCGCGTGGGTTGCGGGGTGATCGGCGGCCAGGCGTGCCGAGACGACGTCGAGCTCCGCCGCGGCGTCCGGCCAGCTCGCTCCGTCAGCGAGGCGGCCGAACACCTGGACGGCCGGGCCTTGCCTCGGCGCCGCATCCTGGACGGGCAGTGGCACCCAGAGCTGTTGGTTGCGCGGGAAGCCGAAATGCGGCGGCATCACGCCGACCACGCTGCGCGCGGTGCGGCCCACCGTGACGACGCGGCCGATGATTGCCGGGTCGCGCAGGAACTGTCTCTGCCAGACGTCGTAACCCAGGACCACGACGGGCTGCGCCCCCGGCCGTTCGTCCGCCGGCTGCAGCGGCCGGCCGAGCAGCGGCGGCACGCGGGTGAGTGGAAACGCCGACGCGGTGATCTCCGCCACGCGCAGCGATTCGACGCGGCCTTCGCCGGTGAGGACGTTGCGCTCGCTGACGCGGGCCGCGCCGAGCTCCGCGACCGTCCTCAGCGACCGCCGCCAGATCGCGAAATCGTGCAGCAGTCTCGGCTCCACGCGCGACGCCACCGTGTCCCGCGTTTCGAGGCGCACGACCCGGCCGCCGTGATCGAAGGGCAGCCGCTTGTACAGCAGTTCGTCGGCAAGCTCGATCCCGACCGCGCCGATGGCGATGGCGCCCGCCAGCGAGACACCGCCGATGATGGTGAGGGCGGGATACTTCCGCAGCAGCCGCGCGCCCAGCTTCCAGTCGAGCCACGAAACGGCGGTCAGGCGTGCAGGGAGTGGCACGGCCGAACTTTACAACGCAAAGTTATTTGCGTCAATGCGGTCCTCGCGCATCGACCTTCCGCGGCCGCCGCGTGCGGAAGCGCCACCGCCCGAGTGCGCGGTTCGGTCACGCGGTCGATGCTTTGGCGTGGGCGCCGCGTGGCGGCGAGGTCCGCTGTTCGCGCCGATATCGTGCGGGCGGCGTGCCGAACCGGCGTTTGAAGGCGCGGTTGAACGCCGCCTCCGACTCGTACCCCACGTCCGCGGCAATCTCGGCGACGCCGCGCGGCGTCGTCGTCAACGCCCGCGCGGCGAGCTGCAGGCGCCATCGCGTCAAGTACGCCATCGGCGGCTCCGACAGGTACCTCGCGAATCGATCGACGAGGGCTGTTCGCGAGACGCCGACGGCCTCGGCCAGCTCGGCGATCGTCCACGGATGGCCGACGCGGCCGTGCAACAGCGCCAGGCTCTGGCTGACGATCGGATCGCGGGCGCCGGCGAGCCAGCCGGTCTCGTGCTCCGGCAGGCCAGCCACGTAGCGGCGCAGCATGTCGACGAACAGGGCCTCGGAGACCTTCGCCAGCATCGCATCGCTGCCGGCGCGATTCGACGATGCCTCGTCCACGAGGTTCATCAGCGAACTCTCGAGCCAGTGTCCGGCGCGGTCGGTGCGAACGTTGACTTTCAGCATCGCGGGCAAGCCGCCGAGGATCGGCTCGCACAGCAGCGGGTCGCAGGCCATGTACCCGCAGACGAAGCGCGTGCTGTCGCCGCCGCCGCCGCTGCGCATCGGCGTCAGGTCCCGGCTCACGATCTTCTTCATCAGCGTGGCGGCGTCCACCTGGTGTGCGCCTGACGCGCTGCTCAGTTCATGGGGATCGCCGTGGGGAAACACGACGATATCGCCGGGCTCGAGCGTCAGCGTCTGTCCGTCGGGCAGCGCCGCGCGCGCCGCCCCGTCGACCACGAGGTGGTAGACCACGAGATGCGGAGCGCCCAGGGCCAGCGCCGAATCGAGCGCCGTCGAAGCCGGCGTGGCAAACGCCCACGGGGCCGACAACTCCGCGGTGAAGAAGAGCGCGCCCTTCAGCTTCACGCCGCTCAGGACTTCGGAAAACGCATCCATCTCAGACGATTCGCTACCCGGCCTCCCGGCAAAGTTTTCCGGCCGCGGCGCGATGCATTCTACCGCCCCCCCGACACGGGCAAGAAATCCGGCCGTTCGAGCATGGCTCGCGGCCACGGGCCCCGGCAGACTGGCTCATCGCTCGAGGGACCGCACCCAACAGGGTTCACGAGGGGCAATCAGAGCATGGGCAGAATCATCACTCGCCATATCCTCGCCGTCGCCGCGACGCTGGCCGCGGCCGTGCCGGTGTCCGCGCAGGCGCGGCTGCCGCTGTCGGACGCGATCTCGCGCGCCATGGCGCAGAACCCGGACGCCGGGTCGGCAGCGGCGATCGAGCGGGAAGCGGCCGCACGCGTCACGCAGGCTCGCGGTTCTTACCTGCCGCGAGTGGACGTCGCTCAGTCGTGGCAGCGCGGCAACAATCCCGTCTTCGCGTTCAGCTCGCGCCTTGCGCAGCAGCACTTCACCCAGGCCGACTTCGCCCTCGAGGCGCTGAATCGCCCCGCTGCCGCCAACAACATCCGGACGTCGATCTCCGTCGAGCAGTCCCTGTTCGATCGCACTGCCGCGGCACACGTCCGCGCGGCGGCGATCGCGCGCCACATGGCGGCGACCGGCAGCCGCCTGGTTGCGCACGACCTGGCGTCCACGGTGACCGAGGCGTTTGGCCGTGTCCTCATCGCGGCCGCGACGGTCCGTTCGACGGCCGCCGCCGTCGAGACCGCTCGCGCCGATCGCGAGCTGGCCGGCAACCGGCGCGACGCCGGCTGCGTGACGGACGCCGACGTGCTCCAGCTCGACGTCTACGTCGCGCTGACACGCGAGCGCGAGGTGCAGGCCATGGCGGACGAGCGCATCGCGCGCGCCCGGCTGAATCAGCTGATGGGGGAGCCCCTGAGCATGGTCTTCGATCTCGATCCCGCGCCGGCGGCGGGCGCCATCGACATCGCCCGTCAGGGAGCCCTCGAAGACGAAGCCGTGACGAACCGTCCGGAAGTCGCCCTCGCCAGGCAGCAGGAGCAGTTGGCCCGCGCCGCGGCAGACACCGCCAGGGCGGCGTTTCTGCCGCACGTATCCGCGCAGGGCGGGCTCGAACTGAACGCCGGCGCCTGGCAGTCGCGGTCCTCGAGCTGGATGGCTGCCGCGGTCGTGCAGGTCAACGTGTTCCGGGGCTTCGCGGACAGAGCCAGGCTCACCGAGGCGCGCGAGCAGGTGAAGCGCCGGGCCATCGAAACAGGGAAGGCGGAGACGATGGCGAGGCTCGACGTGCAGGTCGCGATCGCCCGGCTCGAGGCCGCGCGGGCGAGCGAAGCGGTGGGCCGGGCGGCCGCTGATCGGGCGCGGGAGAGCCGCCGCATCGTCCGGGACCGCTACGAGAGCGGCCTCACGGATGCGGCGATGCTGCTGCGCGCCGCCGACGCCGTGCAGCAGGCAGAGGCGCAGCAGATCGCTGCGCGCGTGAACGTGCTCACCGCGACAGCGGCCCTGCTGCGCGCGACAGGAAGGCAATGAACACCATGAACGCACCTCATCACGTCACCATTGCGGCGATCGCGGCAGCGCTCTCGATGAGCGCGGCCCTCGCCGGCTGCTCGACTCCTCAGGCCGCCGCTGCGGCCGATGCTTCGGAGCCCGTCGCGGTCACGACCGCCAGGGTTGCGGTTGCCGATTTGTCCACATCCATCGATTCGGGTGGCGTGGTCCAGGCCGACATGACGGCAGCGATCGCGGCGCGCATCCTGGCGCCGATCCGCGAGGTCCGCGTGTCGCCTGGCGATCGGGTGCGCGCAGGGCAGACCCTGATCGTCCTCGACGGCGACGATCTCGGCGCCGGTGCCCGTGCGGCGCGGTCGGCGGCGCTTGCCGCCGAGCAGGGCGCGAAGGCAGCCGCGGCGGAACTCCAGGGGGCGGAAGCCGAACTGGCCCTGGCTCGCGCCTCCTACGATCGCATCACCGGGCTCGAGGCCAGGCGCTCCGCAACCGCACAGGAACTCGATGACGCCACGGCGGCGCTGCGGAGCGCCGAGGCGCGCGTGGCCGGCGTGTCGGCGCGCGCGTTACAGGCCGCCGCGGCAGTCGACAGCGCTCGTGCCGCACGCGATCAGGCGGCCGCCATCGACTCGTTCCGAACGATTGCCGCGCCGTTCGACGGTGTGATCACGCAGAAGCTGGTGGAGCCCGGAAACATGGCGTCGCCGGGTACGCCGCTTCTTCGTCTCGAGGACACGCGCGGGTTCCGCCTCGACGTGCGGGTGGACGAGTCACGCATCGGCCAGATTCGCAACGGCGACTGCATACCGGTCTTCCTCGGGAGCGGAGCCGCTTCCACCACAGGCACCGTGATCGAGGTGAGCCGCGCGCTGGATGCTGATGCGCGAGCGCTTCTCGTCAAGATCTCGCTGGCCGACCTGCCCGACGTCCGATCGGGCGAGTTCGGCAAGGCGCGCTTCAGCGGGCCGCCGCGCCGCGCGCTGACGGTTCCAGCCTCGGCGATCGTCCGCCGCGGACAGGTGACCTCCGTCTTCGTCGTCGACAACGGCGTCGCCCGCACGCGTCTGGTCAGCCTCAGCGGCTCCGAGGTGCTGGCGGGGCTGGCGGAATCCGAGGAAGTCGTGCTGTCGCCGCCCGCCGCTGTCCGCGACGGTCGCCGCGTCAGCGTGGGGAGGCGGTAAATGGCTGCCGCCTACGGCACCGCCGGACGGATCGCGGCCGCGTTCATCCACTCCAGGCTGACGCCGCTGTTCATTGCCGCGTCGATGGCGCTTGGCGTACTCGCCGTGGTGGCGCTGCCGCGGGAAGAGGAGCCTCAGATCATCGTGCCGATGGTCGACGTGTTCGCCGGGATGCCGGGAGCGACGCCCGCCGAAGTGGAACAGCGCGTGACGCGTCCGCTGGAGCAGCTCCTGTGGGAAGTGCCCGGCGTGGAATACGTCTACTCGACCTCGAGCTCCGGCCAGTCGATGGTCGTCGTCCGATTCACGGTGGACGAGCCGCAGGAGCCCGCGCTCGTTCGCCTCAACCAGAAACTGGCGGCGAACGCCGATCGCATTCCCCCGGGCGTCATCGGACCGCTCGTCAAGCCGCGGTCGATAGACGATGTGCCGATCCTGGCCGTGACGGTGTGGTCGGCGCGGTACGCGGACGATCAGCTGCGATCGCTCGCCGCCCAGCTTCGGGACGTCATCGCTGAAGTCAACGACGTGTCGGAGGTGGCGATCATCGGCGGCCGTCCGCGGCAGGTCCGCGTCGACATCGATCCCGCCAGGCTGTCGGCCTACGATGTCGACCCGCTGTCGGTTCAGCAGGCGATCGCTCGCACCAACGTGCGCGGCGCCGTGTCGGGTCCGGTCGCGGGCGGGCTGGTGACCGGTCTCGAAGTCGGAAGCCGCCTGCGTACGCCGGATGACCTGCGCAACACGGTCGTCGCGTCCCGAAGCGGCCGTCCGGTGCTGGTGCGCGACGTGGCGGAGGTGGTCGACGGCGACGCCGAGCCCGCCTCCTATGTGACCTTCCTGTCGAAGTCGTCCGGCGCGCACCCGGCCGTCACCATCTCGGTCGCCAAGCGGAAGGGCACCAATGCCACCGACGTCGCGCGCCGGGTGGCCGACAAGCTCGAGACCCTCGAGGGTTCGCTCGTGCCCTCGGACGTGCAGCTCACCATCACCCGCGATTACGGTGAGACGGCAGCCGACAAGAGCAACGAACTGCTCTGGCACATGCTGCTCTCGGTCCTCTCGGTCTCGGCGTTGATCTGGGCGGCGCTCGGCCGGCGCGAGGCGGCGGTCGTGCTGATCGCCATTCCGGTCACGCTCGCGCTCACGCTCTTCATGTTCTACCTCTACGGCTACACGCTGAACCGGATCACGCTCTTCGCGCTGATCTTCTCCGTCGGCATCCTGGTGGACGATGCCATCGTCGTCGTGGAGAACATCGTGCGCCACGCACGGATGCGCGGGGGTGAACAGGGGTTGACCGCAATTGCGCTGCGCGCCGTCGACGAAGTGGGCAACCCCACGGTGCTCGCAACCCTGACCGTGGTGGCGGCGATTCTGCCGATGGCGTTCGTTCGCGGCCTGTCGGGCCCCTACATGCGGCCGATCCCGGTGGGCGCGTCGGCGGCGATGATCTTCTCACTGGCGGTTGCCTTCGTGGTGACTCCCTGGGCCGCGGTCCGTCTGCTCCAGCCCTCCGCGCCGGCGCATGCCGCCGAAGACCTGATCACGCGTCTGTACCGCCGGGTGATGGGACCGCTGATCGCGAGCCGCAGGAGACGCGCGATCTTCCTGACGGCGGTCGCGGCCCTGCTGCTGGCGGCAGTGGCGTTCGTGCCGCTCGGGCTCGTGACGATGAAGATGATGCCGTTCGACAACAAGAGCGAGTTCCAGGTCATGATCGACATGCCTGAAGGAACCGCGCTCGAGGCGACGGCGCGCGTCGCGTCGGCGTTGGCGTCGGCCACCCTGCAGGACGAGACGGTGGTCAACGTCCAGCAGTACGTGGGCACGTCGGCGCCTTACAACTTCAACGGGCTCGTTCGACACTACTTCCTCAGGCGCGCCCCGCACCTCGCCGACCTGCAGGTGAACCTGGTGCCGAAGGCGGAGCGTCGGGTGCAGAGCCACGACATCGCCGGTCGCGTGCGCGAGCGGCTGCTGCCGATCGCCAGGCAGTTCGGCGCGACCATCCAGGTGGCGGAAGTGCCGCCCGGGCCGCCCTCGCTGCAGACCCTCGTCGCGGAAGTCTACGGGCCCGATCCGGCACGGCGGCTGGCCCTGGCGGCGCAGATCAAGTCGATCTTCGAGCAGACTCCGGGGGTGGTCGATACCGACTGGTACGTCGAAGACCCGCACGCGAAGATCACGCTCGCGGTTGACAACGAAAAGGCCGCCGCGGCAGGCCTCTCGCCGGCGGCGGTTGCGGCCGTCGTACGGATGGCCGGGTCGGGGGAGTCGGCGGGCCTGCTGCACGACGAGCGGGCGCGCGAGGACGTGCCGATCGTGCTTCGGCTGCCGCGCGGCGACCGCAGCCTCGAGGCCGTGCAGTCGATCCGTCTTCGCGGCACGAGGCCGGTCGCCGTCGGCGAACTCACCAGCGCCGTGACGTCGCAGGACGGGACGAGCCTCTACCACAAGAATCTGCAGCCGGTGACCTATGTGACCGGCGACCTGGCGGGAAAGAACGGCAGTCCCGCCTACGCGATCATGCGCATGAACGAGGCGATCGGACGGCTGACGCTGCCCGAGGGGTATGGCCTCGACGTGTTCAACGCCGTCCAGCCGTTCGACACGTCGCGATACGCGATGAAATGGGACGGCGAGTGGCACCTCACCATCGAAGTGTTCCGCGATCTCGGCCTCGCGTTCGCCGCCGTGCTGGTCCTGATCTATGTGCTGGTGGTCGGCTGGTTCCAGTCGTTCAAGACGCCGCTGCTGATCATGATCGCCATTCCGTTCTCGCTGGTCGGCGTCCTGCCGGCGCACGCCGCGGCGGGGGCGTTCTTCACCGCCACGTCGATGATCGGCTTCATCGCCGGCGCGGGAATCGTCGTGCGCAACTCGATCATCCTGGTCGACTTCATCGAGCTGCGGCTGCGCGAAGGGCTTCCGCTCGAGCAGGCGGTGATCGACGCCGGCGCGGTGCGGTT from Vicinamibacterales bacterium encodes the following:
- a CDS encoding efflux RND transporter permease subunit, whose amino-acid sequence is MAAAYGTAGRIAAAFIHSRLTPLFIAASMALGVLAVVALPREEEPQIIVPMVDVFAGMPGATPAEVEQRVTRPLEQLLWEVPGVEYVYSTSSSGQSMVVVRFTVDEPQEPALVRLNQKLAANADRIPPGVIGPLVKPRSIDDVPILAVTVWSARYADDQLRSLAAQLRDVIAEVNDVSEVAIIGGRPRQVRVDIDPARLSAYDVDPLSVQQAIARTNVRGAVSGPVAGGLVTGLEVGSRLRTPDDLRNTVVASRSGRPVLVRDVAEVVDGDAEPASYVTFLSKSSGAHPAVTISVAKRKGTNATDVARRVADKLETLEGSLVPSDVQLTITRDYGETAADKSNELLWHMLLSVLSVSALIWAALGRREAAVVLIAIPVTLALTLFMFYLYGYTLNRITLFALIFSVGILVDDAIVVVENIVRHARMRGGEQGLTAIALRAVDEVGNPTVLATLTVVAAILPMAFVRGLSGPYMRPIPVGASAAMIFSLAVAFVVTPWAAVRLLQPSAPAHAAEDLITRLYRRVMGPLIASRRRRAIFLTAVAALLLAAVAFVPLGLVTMKMMPFDNKSEFQVMIDMPEGTALEATARVASALASATLQDETVVNVQQYVGTSAPYNFNGLVRHYFLRRAPHLADLQVNLVPKAERRVQSHDIAGRVRERLLPIARQFGATIQVAEVPPGPPSLQTLVAEVYGPDPARRLALAAQIKSIFEQTPGVVDTDWYVEDPHAKITLAVDNEKAAAAGLSPAAVAAVVRMAGSGESAGLLHDERAREDVPIVLRLPRGDRSLEAVQSIRLRGTRPVAVGELTSAVTSQDGTSLYHKNLQPVTYVTGDLAGKNGSPAYAIMRMNEAIGRLTLPEGYGLDVFNAVQPFDTSRYAMKWDGEWHLTIEVFRDLGLAFAAVLVLIYVLVVGWFQSFKTPLLIMIAIPFSLVGVLPAHAAAGAFFTATSMIGFIAGAGIVVRNSIILVDFIELRLREGLPLEQAVIDAGAVRFRPMALTAAAMIVGAAVILFDPIFQGLAISLMAGEVASLLLSRLAVPVLYYMANRHARREPAAGDAMEAVA
- a CDS encoding efflux RND transporter periplasmic adaptor subunit, translated to MNAPHHVTIAAIAAALSMSAALAGCSTPQAAAAADASEPVAVTTARVAVADLSTSIDSGGVVQADMTAAIAARILAPIREVRVSPGDRVRAGQTLIVLDGDDLGAGARAARSAALAAEQGAKAAAAELQGAEAELALARASYDRITGLEARRSATAQELDDATAALRSAEARVAGVSARALQAAAAVDSARAARDQAAAIDSFRTIAAPFDGVITQKLVEPGNMASPGTPLLRLEDTRGFRLDVRVDESRIGQIRNGDCIPVFLGSGAASTTGTVIEVSRALDADARALLVKISLADLPDVRSGEFGKARFSGPPRRALTVPASAIVRRGQVTSVFVVDNGVARTRLVSLSGSEVLAGLAESEEVVLSPPAAVRDGRRVSVGRR
- a CDS encoding TolC family protein, which translates into the protein MGRIITRHILAVAATLAAAVPVSAQARLPLSDAISRAMAQNPDAGSAAAIEREAAARVTQARGSYLPRVDVAQSWQRGNNPVFAFSSRLAQQHFTQADFALEALNRPAAANNIRTSISVEQSLFDRTAAAHVRAAAIARHMAATGSRLVAHDLASTVTEAFGRVLIAAATVRSTAAAVETARADRELAGNRRDAGCVTDADVLQLDVYVALTREREVQAMADERIARARLNQLMGEPLSMVFDLDPAPAAGAIDIARQGALEDEAVTNRPEVALARQQEQLARAAADTARAAFLPHVSAQGGLELNAGAWQSRSSSWMAAAVVQVNVFRGFADRARLTEAREQVKRRAIETGKAETMARLDVQVAIARLEAARASEAVGRAAADRARESRRIVRDRYESGLTDAAMLLRAADAVQQAEAQQIAARVNVLTATAALLRATGRQ